CTCAAAGCTTGAAATGTAATTTATCTACCAAGTACACACATCAAAGCATAGAATTAAgaagttaatttaaattaaattgatggaAAGATAACAGATTTTTCAACTCTTAATTAATTCTCTATAAATTATGTGAAGTATTGAAGTAGACAACCAAAGCTTGCAGTTCAATGTTCTACCTAATCAAATAATGCACTTAACATAATCTTCAATGACTTGGCTGATTTGAATTGACTGTGTCAATATTGACTATTGTCTCATTCATGAGGTCTTCCTGTTCTAATTCTTGTTTTGTACTTCTCTtcctttttataataaaattaaatttgtgggAAAAATCCAAATTTAACCCCAActttttagtaaaatttaaacCAGGTAATTTTAAACAATGTAATAATGATGATCTTTATGTTTTTAGCTAGTTGTGTCACCTGTAATAACCCAACTAATATAACTCTTGGATCGCTTTCCATTAGATCTAAAATGTTTAACTTGAGTTATTTTAATAGTTTCGAGCTAGCTTTTATATAACTTGTATCCATACTCTTACCCATTTTATACCCATAATTGTGATATTATCGATCTTAATTTTACGAGGTCCTCACCCACTTAATTCTATGAATAGGAGTGTAAACAAATCGAGCCGAATCGAGTTTTGAAAAGTTAAAACTTGGTTTGTTAAAACTTTTTCGAGCTCAAGCTGAATTCGAGATTTACTCATTTCGAACTCGAGTCGAGTATGAAAAATGTCAAATTTGGCTCGTTTAACAAACGAGTTTAGATGAGtcgagtttttatgagtttagtCTCGAATAGTTTACGAGCAGTTCAATTTATTCatatgtataatgagttttaatttaaaattaataaatttaaaattaaataattttaattaaataagtatatctacaaattagctcgtaaacttataaaaatgagtttttaaatcttaatgattcaaatatatgcaagtttaagagtaattaaactatatagaactgcattttagaaaatttagatttgactcataaaaatatatgcagaatttgaatttatttctcttatgataatAATATCAGTTTACTTAACGAAATTATTCACGAGTCTATTCGCGAGCTTGCTCATGAACTTAGAAATAAGCCGAGCTCACGagtcttaacgagccgaatactataacactcaagtttggctcgtttagaaatcgagttgagctcgtttagaaatcgagtcgggctcgtttagaaatcgagttGAGCTCGGTCGAGATTTTACCGAACTGAATCTCGAGTAGTTCATGAACAATTTGGTTAATTTACACCCCTATCTATGAATAGCTCTTTCCTCATAAACCTATTAGTTTCAAATAATTTTCAATTCAACGTGACTTTAATATCAATTATAACAGTTCAACTAAaattgatataaataaattttaaacctCTTTTCAATTAGGTATAAAATGGTTaaacaaatttattttaataattttgagtAACTCTTACCCATTTCATTGATGTGGGATTACGATATTATTTGTGGCTTAAATCttatacaaaaaaataaattaaatacttaTCAATAAATGTGCTTTTTAAGGCTCTAGTAAGGTTCACAAAGTCTACATCTACTTAGAAATTTCCAGtggaaaaatttatatttcttatcatgttttattttatgaatctaTTTGTCcttatgagaaaataaaaatggcaTATGTCCCATTCAATCATAAAGTTCTAGGTATTCCCTTTACCTTCACTTTCACAAATTGGTCCTACATATGCAAGTCCTCTATCTTGTATACTTTGCCATGACTATCGGACAACACTATTATTCCATGCCATAATTCTCCATGCACCTCACCACCTATTGATTCTCAATGCACCACAGTGACTAGCTCAATGAGATGAAGACTCTATTAATATTTCGCTTGTTGCTGACTTCACCAAATATTCACAAAATCCTCAAACCTCAATAAATAGCAACTTCAAGttattagtatatttttattatttaatatgccTTTAAGCTacagaaataagaatataatttTAGGGTTTTATAACATATACCACTAGTTTTTTAAATGTGGAACTCacgttatttattaatttaaataaataatttttaatatatttataaatattaatttaattatttttttaatttcatgtgTTTTCTTTATTAGTACAAATTTGTTTTTTATGAagttaattttttctaatattagGGACAAATTATTTATCACTAAAATCATTAACGACTTCTTTCTATATATCTATCAGCGGCACACATTAATGTCACAAAAAATttatcatgaaaatattttttttctaaaaatagaaaaaaatatttttaaaaatttttttccattaataaatttttgtttcAATATGGAAGGAAAAGGACAACATACGTATCTGTTACAAATATTGTCGGTGAACTTTATTATTAGTGATGTGATTGAAACTTTGTCACTGAAATATTCTGCTTTTTAAAGATGAAtgcttttaaaattatgaatttattatttttgaataattttattttaaattgcaataaaatatttaattaaataaaatttaagtatttaaataatttttaagcaatttaattttaatataaatctatttaactaatcaaattgaatattttaaatattaataaaatatctatattattttgtacccaattaaataatagaataaattataattattaaatagaataatcatataaattctTCTTGAATTTTTCTTATAAGTTTCTTATTCAAATTAGTATATACATGTGTGTCTCTGAATTTTCTGATGGAATGAGCTGTGATTAATGCCACCAAAACACTCAATTAGATGTTGTGGCCCTGATGATGAGTGCACCTCAAGTTTAAATTCCAGCACATTTCTCACAGAGCATTGCCAATATCACCTATGGCCTTCAACATTTTCCCCCTTTTGTTTGCTTTTGAGCATTTGATTGTGATGCTTTGAGTATTTTGGGTGATTTTGctggataaaattttattagaacAAATTTAGCTATTATATAAtcagatttaaaataaatttaaatttaaaatttaagatcgATAATGGATTTATATTCgacatataaataattaattaaataaataattttacaaattttgatatagtttaatttaaaaaatagaataaaaaatattattaatttttttaaaaaaaatactaatagacaatagatttttataaaaattattaattagaaaaagaaaattaaactgGTTTATATATTATTTGGATAGTAACAAAAGGatttaatatgaattttgataattttgttgtaaattttaattaggTTTGAAATAGGATGAATATTGCATATAATTAATCATTGGCATAGTTAAATCCCttggaataaattaattaagactGACGGGTCCATATTATAGAAAATAAGATAGAAACTGAGCAATCAAGAAAACCAAATGTTATTGAAATCTTCTCATGCAGTTTTTTCTTTGTGTTTAGACAaaagtttgatttaattaagcAAATCAATAAGATAGACGCCATTTATAATAGGTTGCAAAAGTAACCCATGCTACACTCAATTTGACAAAacctactttttttttctttttctccccTTCTGTTGGAGGACCTACGTCACTGTTATTTTcaacaaattttaatattactattttgatatttaaaattcacTGAAATAATTTGGATTCGCATCAGTCAGATTCATTAAAGACCGAGCGattctttcaaattttaaaaatattttatatttaaaatttgaactcgaaatttttaattttaagagtaAAAAGACTCATATTATTTTATCccaaatctaaaattaaatagaaattcaTCACAGCATATAATTAATGCACATATATTTCtttgataattataattttttactctatttttattaaaatttagaaaaaaaataggagagaatgataccAAAGGTAAACTTTAGTAAAACCAATGTTTTCGGCATCTGTTTCCACTTGGCGTGTAATAATTGGGAAGCCATGCACTTGTGATTGAGCATTCTCTCTTTTACTCCTTCGCTCCGCAAACAATTATTAATGGTGAAGTGTTGAAGTCATAGATCAACAAATCTGATGTAATATTCAAAAACAGTGAAGCTTGTATGTTAAGGAGTAGTGTGATTACTCAGAATATTTATGTTTAGCTGAATACTGAAGGTAGCAGCAGCCAGAAGTGAAAGGGATGGGCCATAGATGCTGCACCAAACAGAAAGTGAAGAAAGGGTTATGGTCTCCTGAAGAAGATGAAAAGCTTATCAACCATATCACTACCTATGGCCATGGAAGTTGGAGTTCTGTCCCAAAACTTGCTGGTatatctctctttctctctccctCTGTCTCTCTCTGTGTGTGTAGTAGAGTTTGAGTTTTTCATATTTTGAATTCAAAATGCAGGCTTGCAGAGATGTGGCAAGAGTTGCAGATTGCGATGGATAAACTACTTGAGACCAGATCTTAAGAGGGGTTCCTTCTCTGCACAAGAAGAGCAGATTATCATTGATGTTCATAGAATTTTAGGTAACAGGTAAGAAACGTTTGAAGCCCTCAAGAGTTGAGAATTTTTATAcccttttttcttttgagctTCTCTATTGCAGAGTATCAATAATATTTGTAACAGATGGGCTCAAATAGCAAAACATCTACCGGGAAGGACAGACAACGAGGTTAAGAATTTTTGGAATTCATGCATAAAGAAGAAGCTCATCTCACAAGGCTTGGACCCAAAAACTCACAACCTAATCCCTTCTCGTCAGAGATCCAACAATAAGTTTGCTCAAGCTCAAGCCATTATACTCCAATCTCACCAACAGCCTTTCTCCATTATCACTGTGAATTCACAGATGAGAGATGTTTCCATGGAAATGAACTCACCAATTCTGACACCACCTGCAGCTCCTCCTGATATCACCCAACAACCTTCGTCGCTGCAGACCTCGTCGGGACCCTCCATATTCACCTCTGGTGATCATCAAAACCCTAATATCCTTTGGACTGCCAATGGCCGCCAAAACTCCCTTGATTCTGCCGTTTTCCCATCCATTCAGAGCACTCTCATTTCTCGTGCATCTTCTCCGGTGAATGGTCTCTTAGATGAAAATTTCTCTTGGGGTAGTAATCCCATTGGTGAGAACTTTGAAGCTCCAAGAATGGAAGTTGTGAAAGCACAGGAACAAGAAAATAACCAAGCTAAGGAGAACGTGGATGCAGCCAACGGTGTCCAAGACATGGATGCTTCATTTGACAGCTCTTGCTTTGGTCTTGACTTTGTGGAATCTACATTGTTTTCCAGTTCGATGTGTCGAGAACTCAGTTCTATGGATGATCTTGCATGGAACTTTTAGGCCTCcacatgtgtgtgtgtgtaaaaTTACTGCTTACTCTGAGAAGGTTTTGCTTAAGTTCCATTCCAAATTATTTAGAAGAAAAATATCTTCTAGCTGATTAACAATTCATGTAAAAATAATTTCCCGTTTACGTTCAATATTTGTAAGAATtcatattaattcatattttaaaattcatcttAAATTTGTTTTCTTCTCCGTTTTGTAGTCTATGGAAGACTAATTCCTTAAAGTTTATAAATGTTCCTCTCAACGATATCTTATCTAAAAGATATCTAA
The genomic region above belongs to Manihot esculenta cultivar AM560-2 chromosome 3, M.esculenta_v8, whole genome shotgun sequence and contains:
- the LOC110612424 gene encoding myb-related protein 308 — protein: MGHRCCTKQKVKKGLWSPEEDEKLINHITTYGHGSWSSVPKLAGLQRCGKSCRLRWINYLRPDLKRGSFSAQEEQIIIDVHRILGNRWAQIAKHLPGRTDNEVKNFWNSCIKKKLISQGLDPKTHNLIPSRQRSNNKFAQAQAIILQSHQQPFSIITVNSQMRDVSMEMNSPILTPPAAPPDITQQPSSLQTSSGPSIFTSGDHQNPNILWTANGRQNSLDSAVFPSIQSTLISRASSPVNGLLDENFSWGSNPIGENFEAPRMEVVKAQEQENNQAKENVDAANGVQDMDASFDSSCFGLDFVESTLFSSSMCRELSSMDDLAWNF